One window from the genome of Leucobacter aridicollis encodes:
- a CDS encoding TIGR01777 family oxidoreductase, with protein sequence MSATSRIVVTGSSGLVGSALVDALRADGVAVTRLVRREPAHAGEVQWHPGERQLDPAVLAGAGAVVNLNGASIGRLPWGRRYREVLRSSRLTPTATIAAAVAQLGADAPLFVSASAVGFYGDRPREVLTEHAERGDTFLADLSAEWESAALEAGPGARVALLRTAPIIHRKGVLKPLVLLTRLGLSGPLGGGGQIWPWISLADEVRAIRHIIDNQLTGPVNLTGPTPASANVIGEAIAAELRRPYVLPAPAWALRLGLGRDAADSLLLSDADVRPEALLSSGFEFTHAHAADAVRAALAD encoded by the coding sequence ATGAGCGCCACATCTCGAATCGTTGTCACAGGGTCGTCGGGTCTCGTGGGCTCCGCACTCGTCGACGCGCTGCGCGCCGACGGCGTCGCCGTCACGCGGCTCGTCCGGCGTGAGCCCGCACACGCTGGAGAGGTGCAGTGGCACCCCGGTGAGCGCCAGCTTGATCCCGCGGTCCTCGCCGGTGCCGGAGCAGTGGTGAACCTCAACGGCGCAAGCATCGGGCGGTTGCCCTGGGGGCGCCGCTACCGCGAGGTACTGCGCAGCTCACGACTCACTCCGACGGCCACAATTGCCGCCGCAGTCGCGCAGCTTGGCGCCGACGCGCCGCTCTTCGTCTCGGCTTCGGCGGTCGGGTTCTACGGAGATAGGCCCCGCGAAGTGCTCACCGAGCATGCTGAACGCGGCGACACGTTTCTCGCCGACCTCAGTGCCGAATGGGAGTCGGCTGCCCTGGAGGCTGGCCCCGGCGCACGGGTGGCGCTGCTCCGCACCGCCCCAATCATCCACCGGAAAGGTGTCCTGAAACCGCTCGTGCTCCTCACTCGGCTCGGTCTCAGTGGGCCGCTCGGTGGCGGCGGGCAGATTTGGCCATGGATATCGCTCGCCGACGAAGTGCGCGCGATCCGCCACATCATCGACAACCAGCTGACGGGCCCTGTTAACCTCACCGGCCCCACGCCCGCGAGCGCGAACGTTATCGGAGAGGCGATCGCTGCCGAGTTGCGCCGCCCCTACGTGCTCCCCGCGCCCGCCTGGGCTTTGCGGCTTGGTCTCGGGCGTGACGCCGCAGACTCGCTGCTGCTTAGTGACGCAGACGTTCGGCCGGAGGCACTGCTCAGCTCAGGATTCGAGTTCACGCACGCACACGCAGCGGACGCCGTCCGCGCCGCGCTTGCGGACTGA
- a CDS encoding MMPL family transporter, whose amino-acid sequence MDDSSPRRRFSDALTSRRGAWISLSVVLLVLVALFGVFGSAKAPARNAQAPDDSESTRVSELLAEFPGADQQSVLVVAERGDGGALTAADTQALSALLPVLQIHASAEPTGPMVSDDGKAALLVTPITVGETNTDTAKVISDIRAELAGNAISGVTLQVTGGPAFGADIAAAFEGADFTLLLVTILIVAVLLIVTYRSPVLWLVPLIVVALADGLAGRVTAAAGAAWNLQFDAGIISVLVFGAGTNYALLLISRYREELLRIDDHRAALSTAWRKTLPAILASNVTVVAALATLILAVIPGNHGLGVSSAIGLVIALGAVLFLLPPLLAIFGPKVFWPFVPRPAAPGSETRQARQGVWRGIATRVSRRPIASLLAGLALLAVMAAGLFGTTVGLDQVDKFRGGSESASGLETLSAHFPAGEAQPIFIVTHTATAPETVAAVSAVDGVVRAHPIGGSTDGTLSKIMVTSEYTPSSEESLAQIVDLREAVSDIPDTLVGGAVATDVDARAGGQQDLLLVAPLVLAISFLVLAFLLRSLVAPAILLVVNLASALAAIGAGAWLSRVVFGQQALDLQVPLLAFLFLVALGIDYTIFLVHRARSEAKVHGTRDGMIEAVAHTGSVITSAGIVLAAVFAALGVLPLVTLGQLGLIVGVGVLVDTLVVRTVIVPALFTLVGDRIWLPGKPATRETMKP is encoded by the coding sequence ATGGATGACAGCTCACCTCGCAGACGGTTTTCAGACGCCCTCACCTCACGCCGTGGGGCGTGGATCTCGCTCAGTGTGGTGCTGCTCGTTCTCGTAGCACTTTTCGGCGTGTTCGGGAGCGCGAAGGCCCCCGCGCGAAACGCGCAGGCCCCAGACGACTCGGAATCGACTCGCGTGAGCGAACTGCTCGCCGAGTTCCCGGGCGCCGATCAGCAGTCAGTGCTCGTCGTCGCGGAACGTGGCGACGGCGGCGCACTCACGGCAGCCGACACTCAAGCGCTGTCAGCGCTGTTGCCTGTGCTGCAGATTCATGCCTCCGCCGAACCGACAGGGCCGATGGTGAGCGATGACGGCAAGGCGGCTCTACTCGTCACGCCCATCACCGTCGGTGAGACGAATACCGACACCGCCAAGGTGATCAGCGATATTCGGGCCGAGCTCGCAGGCAACGCGATCTCCGGCGTCACGCTGCAGGTCACCGGGGGCCCGGCCTTCGGCGCCGACATCGCCGCCGCGTTCGAGGGTGCCGACTTCACGCTCCTGCTCGTCACGATCCTGATCGTCGCGGTGCTGCTCATCGTGACATATCGCTCTCCAGTGCTGTGGCTCGTGCCGCTCATCGTCGTCGCGCTCGCCGACGGACTTGCCGGTCGCGTTACCGCAGCCGCAGGCGCCGCGTGGAACTTGCAGTTTGATGCTGGCATCATCAGTGTGCTTGTCTTCGGCGCAGGCACGAACTACGCCCTACTGCTCATCTCGCGCTACCGTGAGGAGCTGCTGCGAATCGACGATCACCGGGCCGCCCTCAGCACTGCGTGGCGGAAGACGCTGCCCGCGATCCTCGCCTCGAACGTCACAGTCGTTGCTGCGCTCGCGACCCTCATTCTCGCCGTCATTCCTGGCAACCACGGCCTCGGGGTGTCCTCGGCTATCGGACTCGTTATCGCACTCGGCGCCGTCCTCTTCCTGTTGCCGCCGCTCCTCGCAATCTTCGGACCGAAGGTGTTCTGGCCGTTCGTTCCCCGGCCCGCAGCTCCCGGCAGCGAGACCCGTCAGGCCCGCCAGGGCGTGTGGCGCGGGATCGCGACGAGGGTCTCCCGGCGCCCGATCGCGAGTTTGCTTGCTGGCCTTGCTCTTCTCGCGGTGATGGCCGCCGGTCTCTTCGGCACCACCGTCGGACTCGACCAGGTCGACAAGTTCCGAGGTGGCTCAGAATCCGCGAGCGGCCTCGAAACGCTCTCAGCGCACTTCCCCGCAGGCGAGGCGCAACCGATCTTCATCGTGACGCATACGGCGACAGCCCCAGAAACCGTTGCGGCAGTAAGCGCCGTTGATGGTGTGGTGCGCGCCCACCCGATCGGCGGAAGTACCGACGGCACGCTCTCGAAGATCATGGTGACAAGCGAGTACACGCCAAGCAGCGAAGAGAGCCTCGCCCAGATCGTCGACCTTCGCGAAGCGGTGTCTGACATTCCAGACACGCTCGTCGGCGGAGCCGTTGCCACCGACGTCGATGCACGCGCAGGCGGCCAGCAGGATCTCCTGCTCGTCGCACCACTCGTCCTTGCAATCAGCTTCCTCGTGCTCGCGTTCCTCCTGCGTTCGCTCGTGGCGCCCGCGATCCTGCTCGTCGTGAATCTCGCGAGCGCGCTCGCCGCAATCGGTGCCGGCGCGTGGCTGAGCCGGGTCGTGTTCGGCCAGCAGGCGCTCGACCTGCAGGTGCCGCTGCTTGCCTTCCTATTCCTTGTCGCGCTTGGGATCGACTACACGATCTTCCTTGTGCACCGTGCCCGATCAGAAGCGAAGGTTCATGGCACCCGCGACGGCATGATCGAGGCAGTCGCGCACACAGGAAGCGTCATCACGAGCGCCGGCATCGTGCTCGCGGCCGTCTTCGCGGCGCTCGGAGTGCTGCCGCTCGTGACGCTCGGGCAGCTCGGGCTCATCGTCGGCGTCGGCGTGCTCGTCGACACCCTCGTCGTGCGTACAGTCATCGTGCCGGCGCTCTTCACCCTCGTCGGCGATCGGATCTGGTTGCCCGGAAAACCAGCGACACGCGAGACAATGAAGCCATGA
- a CDS encoding sensor histidine kinase, with translation MSLVDAPLPRGHAPSGRPSEPTVRAMEVGQHLIALALTIIGAIRAVGDGVPAAAAITAGLAILAWHTAGTFLPRKTLSPNAVVWWLVGFAAVWIAAVAVSPEFVWLAFLLWLLAGHLLPLRWGVAFSVFVFAVVAIAPILHHGTTSYANLFGPLIGGIFAFGISRGYLQLLHEAAERERLVTSLKLAQAEMSELQDELAVAQREAGAIAERTRISRDIHDTIAQALSSIRLIAHAANSRTEDPAAALSLRQVESLAGDSLADVRRIVAELLPAELEDGALAAALERILDRARDEAGIAVELHVDETLPLLPTEVEVGLLRSAQSALANVRLHAAATRVVVSLIDAGDTVRMDIIDDGRGFDVAEWDQSSTIGASSYGLRFMRNRLRELGGGLDVESGPGEGTALSAYLPIRAADTGATAGTHPGDEEPA, from the coding sequence ATGAGTCTCGTAGACGCACCGCTACCCCGTGGGCACGCGCCGAGCGGCCGACCGTCCGAGCCGACGGTGCGGGCGATGGAGGTTGGCCAGCACCTCATTGCCCTCGCGCTCACGATCATCGGCGCGATCCGCGCAGTCGGAGACGGTGTCCCGGCCGCGGCGGCGATCACCGCCGGGCTCGCGATACTCGCCTGGCACACCGCCGGCACGTTCTTGCCGCGCAAGACGCTGAGCCCAAACGCCGTCGTGTGGTGGCTCGTCGGGTTCGCAGCGGTCTGGATCGCCGCCGTCGCGGTCTCCCCCGAATTTGTCTGGCTCGCATTCCTGCTGTGGCTCCTCGCCGGGCATCTGCTTCCGCTGCGTTGGGGCGTCGCATTCTCAGTGTTCGTGTTCGCGGTTGTCGCGATCGCGCCGATCCTGCACCACGGAACAACGAGCTATGCGAACCTGTTCGGTCCACTGATCGGCGGCATCTTCGCCTTTGGGATCTCGCGAGGCTATCTCCAGCTGCTGCACGAGGCGGCCGAGCGGGAGCGGCTCGTGACGTCGCTGAAACTCGCTCAGGCCGAGATGTCTGAGCTGCAAGACGAGCTCGCCGTCGCCCAGCGGGAGGCCGGGGCGATCGCCGAACGGACGCGTATCTCCAGGGACATCCACGACACTATCGCGCAGGCACTCTCGTCGATCCGCCTCATCGCTCACGCCGCAAACAGCCGCACCGAAGATCCCGCCGCTGCGCTCTCCCTCAGACAGGTCGAGAGCCTCGCGGGCGATAGTCTCGCCGATGTTCGCAGGATCGTCGCAGAGTTGCTGCCAGCAGAGCTCGAAGACGGCGCGCTCGCGGCTGCACTCGAACGCATCCTCGACAGGGCCCGCGATGAGGCCGGCATAGCGGTTGAACTCCACGTGGACGAGACGCTGCCACTGCTACCAACGGAAGTCGAGGTCGGCCTGTTGCGTAGCGCGCAGTCCGCCCTCGCCAATGTGCGGCTCCACGCGGCCGCCACCCGCGTCGTGGTGAGCCTCATTGACGCCGGCGATACGGTCCGCATGGATATCATCGACGACGGCCGCGGCTTCGACGTCGCTGAATGGGATCAGAGTTCCACCATCGGGGCATCGAGCTACGGGCTGCGCTTCATGCGCAATCGGCTTCGCGAGCTCGGCGGCGGCCTCGACGTCGAAAGCGGCCCGGGCGAGGGCACGGCACTTTCGGCCTACCTCCCAATCCGCGCCGCCGATACAGGCGCCACCGCAGGCACTCACCCAGGAGACGAGGAACCCGCATGA
- a CDS encoding DUF2871 domain-containing protein, whose translation MKKLLNAAFIYMLIGVTSGLFYREFTKLNDFPEGQFTQLGLAHTHLLTLGFIVLLIALALEKTFALSATPKLFAWFFWLYNAGVVLTSAMLIWHGSLTVLGEESSKMISGIAGLGHMLLTAGMIVFFVALHKAVARSHAGAGAAGVAA comes from the coding sequence ATGAAGAAACTCCTCAATGCTGCGTTCATCTACATGCTTATCGGAGTCACCTCCGGCCTGTTTTACCGCGAGTTCACCAAGTTGAATGACTTCCCAGAGGGGCAGTTCACTCAGCTTGGACTCGCGCACACCCACCTGCTCACGCTCGGGTTCATCGTGCTGCTCATCGCGCTAGCTCTCGAGAAGACTTTCGCGCTCAGCGCGACACCAAAGCTGTTCGCCTGGTTCTTCTGGCTCTACAACGCTGGCGTCGTGCTCACGTCAGCAATGCTCATCTGGCATGGCAGCCTCACCGTGCTCGGTGAGGAGTCCTCGAAGATGATCTCCGGTATCGCGGGTCTTGGCCACATGCTCCTCACCGCCGGCATGATCGTGTTCTTCGTTGCGCTTCACAAGGCCGTCGCGCGCTCGCACGCGGGCGCCGGAGCGGCGGGGGTCGCGGCATAG
- a CDS encoding cryptochrome/photolyase family protein, which yields MTALIWFRDDLRLTDNAALRAGSADSGGIVALYVLDEESPEMRPLGGAARWWLHESLSRLRESLAVHGVPLVLRRGPAERVVQEVVEQAQADRVYWNRRYGDERALDARLKTALRERGVAAQSFQGGILFEPWTVLTGSGGPYRVYTPFWRACLAAPSPAPPEPAPERLRASDATLVSDVLEHWELQPTSPDWAGGLAERWEPGEEAALAKLDRFLTERAAGYEAGRDTPALDVGSELSPHLRWGEISPRTVWHRTLESGVSAGGFLSELGWREFASYTAFHNGRLHERGLNAQYDGFPWRAYDSHAVGAWRRGETGFGLVDAGMRELWQTGFMHNRVRMVAASFLTKNLLTDWRVGEAWFWDTLVDADAASNPFNWQWVAGCGVDAAPYFRIFNPATQQKKFDASGEYVDRWAPESIMLPELVDLRETRLRALAAYESIRGASRER from the coding sequence GTGACGGCACTCATCTGGTTTCGCGACGATCTTCGGCTCACCGACAACGCCGCGTTGCGGGCAGGCAGCGCCGATTCGGGTGGAATCGTCGCCCTGTACGTGCTTGACGAGGAGAGCCCCGAGATGCGGCCGCTTGGGGGCGCCGCACGGTGGTGGCTGCACGAGTCGTTGAGCAGACTGCGAGAGAGTCTCGCGGTGCACGGTGTGCCGCTTGTGCTCAGGCGAGGCCCGGCCGAGCGTGTCGTCCAGGAAGTCGTCGAGCAGGCACAGGCCGATCGTGTCTACTGGAACCGGCGCTACGGTGACGAGCGAGCCCTCGACGCTCGGCTTAAAACTGCCCTCCGGGAACGCGGGGTCGCAGCTCAGTCGTTCCAAGGTGGGATCCTGTTTGAACCATGGACAGTGCTCACCGGAAGTGGCGGCCCATACCGCGTGTACACGCCGTTCTGGCGGGCCTGCCTTGCGGCGCCCTCCCCGGCGCCGCCCGAGCCTGCGCCCGAACGCCTTCGCGCGAGCGACGCGACACTGGTCAGCGATGTACTTGAGCATTGGGAGCTCCAGCCAACCTCTCCAGACTGGGCTGGTGGCCTCGCGGAGCGTTGGGAACCGGGGGAAGAGGCCGCACTCGCTAAGCTCGATCGATTTCTCACTGAACGAGCTGCCGGGTACGAGGCGGGTCGTGACACCCCTGCCCTCGACGTCGGGTCCGAGCTCTCACCGCACCTCCGCTGGGGCGAGATCAGCCCCCGCACGGTCTGGCATCGGACGCTTGAATCGGGCGTCAGCGCCGGCGGTTTCTTGTCGGAGCTCGGGTGGCGAGAGTTCGCCTCGTACACTGCCTTTCACAACGGGCGGCTGCACGAGCGCGGACTCAATGCGCAGTACGACGGTTTCCCGTGGCGTGCATACGACTCACATGCAGTGGGGGCGTGGCGGCGCGGCGAGACCGGGTTCGGGCTCGTCGACGCCGGGATGCGTGAACTGTGGCAGACGGGGTTCATGCACAACCGGGTTCGAATGGTGGCGGCCTCGTTTCTCACGAAGAATCTCCTCACGGACTGGCGAGTTGGAGAAGCCTGGTTCTGGGACACACTTGTCGACGCAGACGCAGCGAGCAACCCATTCAACTGGCAGTGGGTTGCGGGCTGTGGTGTCGACGCTGCGCCGTACTTTCGCATTTTCAACCCCGCGACGCAGCAGAAGAAGTTTGACGCCTCGGGGGAGTACGTGGATCGCTGGGCGCCTGAAAGTATTATGCTGCCCGAACTCGTCGACCTGCGCGAGACCAGACTGCGCGCGCTCGCGGCATACGAGTCGATACGGGGTGCGTCGCGGGAGCGGTGA
- a CDS encoding FecCD family ABC transporter permease produces the protein MTVVSGRTLRVGDFSIRIRPRIVTVGLIAAAVLGAGIIASLMIGTIPLDAGDLVAVLSGEAKPSLTRSVLGRRLPRALTAAAVGALLGMSGAVFQSLSRNPLGSPDIIGFTSGAATGAVLQIVVFGGGMLATAAAAIIGGVITAFAVYFLARRDGVTGGLRLVLVGIGVGAVVSAFSSLLIARADINDAMVAQLWSAGSLLGRGWLHAAVAIAALALVAPLLLTLGRSLALMEMGDDAAHSVGVRVERIRFVALIVGVVAAAAAVAVAGPIAFIAFAAAHIARHLAPVPGVLVGLSAVVGAVLLTGADLLAQNLDVGMRTPVGLVTSLLGGLYLLWLLARRI, from the coding sequence GTGACTGTAGTCTCGGGCCGCACGCTCCGAGTCGGCGACTTCTCGATCCGGATCCGGCCGCGCATTGTCACCGTCGGCCTCATCGCGGCCGCGGTGCTTGGTGCCGGGATCATTGCCTCTCTCATGATCGGAACGATTCCGCTCGACGCCGGCGACCTCGTCGCCGTCCTGTCAGGCGAGGCGAAGCCGTCGCTCACCCGCTCGGTGCTCGGCAGGCGCCTGCCTCGCGCGCTCACGGCGGCCGCTGTTGGCGCACTGCTCGGCATGAGCGGCGCCGTGTTCCAGTCGCTGTCTCGAAACCCGCTCGGTTCTCCCGACATCATCGGTTTCACGTCTGGTGCTGCCACAGGCGCGGTACTTCAAATCGTCGTGTTCGGCGGTGGCATGCTCGCGACGGCAGCGGCTGCGATCATCGGCGGGGTTATCACCGCCTTCGCTGTCTATTTCCTGGCCCGCCGCGACGGCGTGACCGGCGGGCTCAGGCTCGTACTTGTTGGCATCGGCGTTGGCGCTGTCGTGAGCGCGTTCTCGTCGCTGCTGATCGCGCGCGCAGACATCAACGACGCGATGGTCGCGCAGCTCTGGAGCGCCGGTTCACTGCTGGGCCGGGGTTGGCTTCATGCCGCTGTCGCGATCGCGGCGCTCGCGCTCGTCGCTCCCCTCCTGCTCACACTCGGGCGAAGCCTCGCCCTCATGGAGATGGGCGATGACGCTGCGCACAGCGTCGGCGTACGCGTCGAGCGAATCCGGTTCGTTGCCCTCATCGTCGGGGTCGTCGCCGCAGCCGCTGCCGTCGCCGTCGCCGGCCCGATCGCATTTATCGCGTTTGCGGCCGCCCACATCGCGCGTCACCTCGCGCCGGTGCCTGGCGTGCTTGTCGGACTCTCCGCGGTCGTTGGCGCGGTGCTTCTCACCGGCGCTGACCTGCTCGCGCAGAATCTCGACGTCGGCATGCGCACACCTGTCGGCCTCGTCACGAGCCTGCTCGGCGGCCTCTACCTGCTGTGGCTGCTTGCCCGGCGCATCTGA
- a CDS encoding siderophore-interacting protein, protein MTDTHDTRAATGTSQLVTSPATQSEDHNRGLQLGTATIESFADVTPELARVVVSIPDLAAEPNWVRPNVAIRFYLDERFESATRVYTVRSANVVAGTIEVDVVRHGATSPMMLWLDTLKVGDTVKFGGPRPHFDIPETGGRDVVIFADATSIPALFAILDQADQGLTGRGWVATSDEHAFSELPALPGLTLTRVAPGTGFADELATLPHPDKVVVWGAGERDEMRAVRSFFRNDNGLAKDDVAVFGYWRRGTTNTQIDMQRLQAYEAALAEGRSVHDLDDLALAI, encoded by the coding sequence ATGACCGACACCCATGACACGAGGGCCGCGACAGGCACGTCGCAGCTCGTCACCTCCCCAGCGACGCAGTCAGAGGACCACAACCGCGGCCTCCAGCTCGGCACAGCGACGATCGAATCGTTCGCCGACGTCACCCCCGAGCTTGCGCGAGTCGTCGTCAGTATCCCTGACCTAGCCGCCGAGCCGAACTGGGTACGCCCCAACGTCGCAATCCGCTTCTATCTCGACGAGCGCTTCGAGAGCGCAACGCGGGTCTACACGGTCCGCTCCGCCAATGTGGTGGCGGGCACCATTGAAGTCGATGTCGTGCGCCACGGCGCCACGAGCCCGATGATGCTGTGGCTCGACACGCTCAAGGTTGGTGACACCGTGAAGTTTGGCGGGCCGCGTCCGCACTTCGATATCCCAGAAACTGGCGGCCGCGATGTCGTCATCTTCGCCGACGCAACCTCGATCCCAGCGCTGTTCGCGATTCTGGATCAGGCCGACCAAGGGCTCACCGGGCGCGGGTGGGTCGCCACGAGCGATGAGCACGCGTTCTCCGAGCTCCCGGCGCTCCCGGGCCTCACCCTCACGCGGGTTGCGCCGGGTACGGGCTTCGCCGACGAGCTTGCGACGCTGCCACACCCAGACAAGGTCGTTGTCTGGGGCGCCGGTGAGCGTGACGAGATGAGAGCTGTCAGATCGTTCTTCCGCAACGACAACGGCCTCGCGAAAGATGATGTCGCGGTCTTTGGGTATTGGAGGCGTGGGACCACAAACACGCAGATTGATATGCAACGTCTGCAGGCATACGAGGCCGCGCTCGCCGAGGGGAGGTCTGTGCACGACCTCGACGATCTCGCGCTCGCAATCTAG
- a CDS encoding ABC transporter ATP-binding protein, with protein sequence MSRNPTSSSTAHGLAATDLELGYGRHTIVRGLSLEVPPEGFTVIIGPNGCGKSTLLRALSRMLKPRGGAVTLDGADLAGVRTKHVARRISTLAQAPASPTAITVSDLVARGRNPYQSILRQWSTADDDAVTRALAEVEMTAHAERLVEELSGGQRQRAWLAMALAQETPILLLDEPTTYLDISHQVDVLDLCSRLHAAGRTLVAVLHDLNLAARYATHIVAMRAGEIVAQGPPDSLITPALLRDVFELEALVIEDPETGRPLVVPRDTRTHAPRPQTSRPQTSRQHTYPPRTFRQSPRREPIAAEQEPA encoded by the coding sequence ATGTCACGTAATCCCACTTCATCGTCCACCGCTCACGGCCTCGCTGCCACAGATCTCGAGCTCGGATACGGTCGCCACACCATCGTCAGGGGGCTCTCCCTCGAAGTGCCGCCCGAAGGCTTCACAGTCATCATCGGACCGAATGGCTGCGGCAAGTCGACGCTGCTTCGCGCCCTATCGCGGATGCTGAAGCCCCGAGGCGGGGCGGTCACCCTCGATGGTGCAGACCTCGCTGGAGTCCGCACCAAGCATGTCGCGCGGCGCATCAGCACCCTGGCGCAGGCCCCAGCATCCCCGACCGCGATCACTGTCTCAGACCTCGTCGCCCGCGGCCGAAATCCTTACCAGAGCATCCTTCGACAGTGGAGCACGGCCGACGACGATGCCGTCACGCGGGCACTCGCAGAGGTCGAGATGACAGCGCACGCTGAGCGTCTCGTCGAGGAGCTCAGCGGTGGCCAACGGCAGCGCGCTTGGCTCGCGATGGCACTCGCGCAGGAGACGCCGATCCTGCTGCTCGACGAGCCGACAACGTATCTTGACATCTCTCACCAGGTCGACGTGCTCGATCTCTGTTCGCGGCTGCATGCTGCGGGCCGCACGCTCGTCGCCGTGCTGCACGACCTGAACCTTGCCGCGCGCTACGCGACCCACATCGTCGCGATGCGCGCAGGCGAGATCGTCGCGCAGGGGCCGCCCGATTCACTCATCACGCCTGCACTTCTCAGGGATGTATTTGAGCTTGAGGCACTCGTCATCGAAGACCCAGAGACGGGCCGACCGCTCGTCGTGCCACGCGACACCCGCACGCACGCTCCTCGACCACAGACTTCCCGACCACAGACCTCCCGGCAACACACTTACCCACCACGCACTTTTCGACAATCACCACGCCGCGAGCCAATCGCGGCAGAACAGGAGCCAGCATGA
- a CDS encoding PaaI family thioesterase, which translates to MSRIDLNGQNAAAHREGFNSWPTLKTQGVTVVELADDFTRAELRMDVTEENANYMGTAFGGSLFSMLDPFLVIMTINQLGPGYVVWDKAAEIEFVSPGRGSVYATVEMPAATVTELREAAAGGAKVLRWFEIPIIGEDGALVASVRRQLYVRERRTDA; encoded by the coding sequence ATGAGCCGCATAGATCTCAACGGCCAGAACGCAGCAGCGCACCGCGAGGGGTTCAACAGCTGGCCGACGCTCAAGACGCAGGGTGTCACTGTCGTTGAGCTCGCCGATGATTTCACCCGCGCGGAGCTCAGAATGGACGTCACCGAAGAGAACGCCAACTACATGGGCACGGCTTTCGGCGGCTCGCTGTTCTCGATGCTCGACCCGTTTCTCGTCATCATGACGATCAATCAGCTCGGCCCTGGGTACGTGGTGTGGGACAAGGCTGCCGAGATCGAGTTCGTCTCCCCCGGGCGTGGCTCAGTCTACGCAACAGTCGAGATGCCAGCGGCCACGGTCACTGAGCTGCGAGAGGCCGCCGCTGGGGGCGCGAAGGTGTTGCGCTGGTTCGAGATTCCAATCATTGGCGAGGATGGCGCGCTTGTCGCATCCGTGCGCCGTCAGCTCTACGTGCGCGAGAGGCGCACTGACGCGTAG
- a CDS encoding response regulator, whose protein sequence is MTITVLLVDDHPVVRSGLRAVLDSSVTTAGVTTAGVTTAGVTTAGVTTTGGGVVVVGEAATGEAAVALASQLRPQVVLCDLRLGDGIDGIQTTAALRALDPAPAVLMLTTFDRDAEILGAIEAGAAGYLLKDVAPEVIVEGIERAAAGDMFLTPDIASRVIKGMRDPLPKLTDREVEVLRLLATGAANKEIARALFVTEATVKSHVAHIFTKLDVDSRARAIHLAQETGLI, encoded by the coding sequence ATGACCATCACAGTGCTTCTTGTCGACGACCACCCAGTCGTTCGCAGCGGGCTGCGCGCTGTACTCGACAGCAGCGTCACAACAGCTGGCGTCACAACAGCTGGCGTCACGACAGCTGGCGTCACGACAGCTGGCGTCACGACAACCGGCGGCGGCGTCGTGGTCGTCGGAGAGGCGGCGACAGGCGAGGCAGCGGTGGCGCTCGCTTCCCAGCTTCGCCCCCAGGTCGTGCTTTGCGACCTGCGGCTTGGCGACGGGATCGACGGGATCCAGACCACGGCGGCGCTCCGCGCGCTGGACCCCGCACCCGCGGTGCTGATGCTCACCACGTTCGACCGCGACGCCGAAATTCTCGGAGCCATCGAAGCTGGCGCTGCAGGGTACCTACTGAAAGACGTCGCACCCGAGGTCATCGTCGAAGGAATCGAACGCGCCGCGGCCGGCGACATGTTCCTCACCCCAGACATCGCCTCGCGCGTGATCAAAGGCATGCGAGATCCGCTTCCGAAGCTCACCGACCGCGAGGTCGAGGTGCTGCGGCTGCTCGCGACAGGCGCCGCAAACAAGGAAATCGCGCGGGCGCTGTTCGTGACCGAGGCGACAGTCAAAAGTCACGTCGCCCACATCTTCACGAAGCTCGACGTCGATAGCAGAGCCCGCGCAATTCACCTCGCGCAAGAAACCGGCCTGATCTAG